The Dictyoglomus sp. NZ13-RE01 sequence TTCCCCATGTAGGTTGTGTTGGATCAAGAACACCAAAAAGAGAAAGAATTGCTTCCAAAAATACATAGGCAGGAATTGAAATTATAAGGCTTGGAATTACTGGAGGAAGTATCTTTGGAATTATATATAAAAACACTATCCTCCAATTACTGGCACCATAAGCTTTTGCAGCCTCTATATAAGGAAGACTCTTCACTTGAAGTACTAATGCTCTCTGGGTTTTTACTGCAGACCCAAAAAGGCTTAAGAATATAAGAACAATTAATAGCTTCCAAAGGGTAAGTTTGTAAAATATAGATATCATTATCATAAGGGGAAGGAAGGGAAGAACCATGTAAATCTCGGTGAGTCTTTGAATTAAAGAATCTACTTTTCCTCCAAACCAACCACTTATAGTTGCAAGAATTAAATGTAAAAAGGTAATACTAATAGAAGCACCTAAACCAAAAGAAAGGTCAAGGGGAGTTCCCCAAAGGAGTGCTAAATCTATTGGTCTTCTTATATGGTCTGTTCCTGCTATTCCATAAACCTTTCCATATATTATAGGTTCTATTTCAATCTCATCTTCATTATTACTAAATTCTACTTCAATATACAGGTTGTATCTACCTTTTTCTATATTAAGATTACCAGAGGTATCTACAAAAAGACCTCTCTGAACAGTTACAGGATATGTAGGATAATATCCTAACTTTGATGTTAAATATTCTGTAAGTTTATTTTCAATGGAGGTCTCATTCGCTAAATATAAGGTATCATTTTCTCCTCTTAATCTATGCTCTATGAGTATAATCTTATCTCCATTTGGTTTTCCCCAAAAAACCCTTAGTAGGGGAGGTTCACTTTTATAAGAGCTTTTTAAGAATATATTAAACTCAGATGGAAAATCATCATAATTAAAATCAAAGGAATAAGCAAATTCTACCTTTTTTGGATTTTGTGAAATCACATTTATTTTAGCATCCTTTTCAGTAAGATGTATGTTTTTTGGAAGCTTTTTCCCTGTAAAGAATCCCCACCAAACAGGAAGAGCATTTCTTGGATTTTTTAGCCAAGCCTGACTATCATTCCATAGAGTGATAGCTTTGTCGTATGGAATCGTAAAAACTGCATATAAAGTCAATATAATAAAGAAGGCAAAAATGAGTAAAGAAAATATTCCAGTCTTATACCTTAAAACTTCTTTTACTATTCCCTTTAAACTATAACTTGAAGTAAGTTCCATTTCATCCATTTTTTTCACCTCATATTCTTACTCTTGGGTCAATAAGTGCATAGATAAAGTCCAATATTAAAACAGTACCTGCTAAAAGATATGCATAAATGACAGTAACTCCAACAATTACAGGAGCATCAAATAGACCTATAGCACGAGAAAGAACCATACCGAGACCAGGCCAATTGAAAATGGATTCAGTAACAATAGCTCCCATCCATGAACTTATTACTGTTAAAGCAAAGTTTGTTATTATTGGTGGAAGGGCAGGGCGTAAGATATATTTTCTTTCAATATCTTTTGCTGGAAGACCTTTTGCTTTTGCCACCTCTACATAATCCTCAGTTGAGAAAATGAGGAAGAAATTCCTCTCACTATAAATCCCTAAGAATAGTGGACTTATTATCCATGCAGTTAAAGGAAGTATCATATGTTTAATTACACTTAAGGCGTATTCCCATGGAGTAGGAGGAGGTGGAAAATCTACAAATCCACCAGGTGGAAGAATGTGGAGCCATGAATAAAAAATCATAATAAGGAATATTCCATAAAACCATCCTGGAATAACAGAGGTAGGAGAAAGGTATACTACTAATTTATCCCAAAAAGAACCGTACCTTCTTGATAATTTTAAGCCAAGATATAAGTTCAGGAAAAAGCTTATCACAGTAGCTGTTGTGAAAAGTAATATGGTAAGTGGGAGTCTCTCAAGAATTATATTTTTTACCTGCATAGAACCACTATCACTTGTCATATACATTGCGGTCCCTAAATTTAAAACAATAGCATTCTTTAAGTGATATAAACTCCTTATAAGGAAAGGCTTATCTAAACCTCTCCTTTTTAATTCATTCCTTACTCTACTCTCTATGAGCCTTTGTTTTTGCTCTTCAGTAAATCCTCGGAGAGTTGGATCATCCTTGATACGCATTGCTACTTGCATTCTAATCTCTGTCTCTGCCATCTTATCTACGTATCCACCAGCATTTGCAATAACAATAGTTAAATAGACAGAGATTACAACCGTTATAAAAAGTACGATAGCTCTTTTGCTGAAATACCTTAATATTTTTAATAGTCCTTCTATGGAACTCAACCTCCTTTTCTATAAATTAATTTTATTCAAAAAAAAGACCCAGGGAGGATATCCTCCCTGGGTTAATATTATACTATTTTATTTCAAAAATTTAACATTCTTTAATAGAACTGTATGAGCAACTGTATCTGCCTTCTCTAAGTAGTAGGGACCATTACTTACCCAGAAGTGTTTGAATCTATTGTACCAATTGCTGAGATTTTCATATCTTTCCTTAGCAGAACTTTCTGATACGTATTTCTTTACGAAGTTGGCAAAAGGTATGTATCCATCCTTTTGTGACTTATCCAACATATCTTTTAATATAGGTAGGCTTGGACCACCAATATAGTTCATCCATTCAACCTTCTTTGCCTCCGCTTTATCTGCAGAGAAAGCAAGTTTATCTTCCTCTTCTGCTCTTATTCCAATAGCAAGGTCATGCCATGGAGTAAGAGCGGAGCTTGTAGGCCATAAAGCGGTAAGTTCTGCATCTAACTCTGCATAGTTTGTATAATACTCAATTACTAATGGATGTTCTTTAACTATTTTCCATGCTACAAAAGATTCTCTCCATGAATTGAAGTAATCAACATAACTTTCATCATATAGCTTACTATCTTTGCTTGCTCTCTCAAATGGCAATATGAATTCCACAATATAATCCGCAAGACTTAAAACAGACCCATCATGATATTTCACTTTTCCTATTACGTCACCATAGTTAACCACAACCTTAACCTTTGCAGTTTTTACACCTGCTTCTCCTGCAGTAACCATTGTCTGTTTCTTTACATCCCAGCCATACCATGCATCAGATGGTACTGTAACAGTATTTACCTTCTTGAATTTTAACCAGTCAGAACCTTTATTTGGGAAGGTTGGAACTTCAGAGCTCACAGTAAGATCTGCACTTTCAATTCCAAGAAGTATAGGAAGTCCATTATATGGATGATAGATCCAATTTCTTCCAAAAGTTGCTTCCCAGAAAATGGTATCATATACCCAATTGGAGCCTGCTACTGGGTTCCATGGGTCAATAATTACTTCTGCCATTCCTGCCTTAACACTTCCGCCCTCTTTTCCAGCAATTCTTAAAGTATATGGCCATACTCTTGCGGAATTACCACCAGCATAATCTACTGCAATATCAATATTCTTTCTTCTTGCCCAAGCTGCCTTCTGATCTATCAAGAAGACTCTTACTGAATCCTTTAGACAAAGCTTTAAAGCTTTTCTCATTAAGTAGTTTCTTTCCGCTAAGCTCTTAAATGTTCTTTGAGCAAGCTTGTTTGCAACATCTCTAAATTCCTTGTCGGGTTTATAAGCTCTCCAAAGAGGAGAATAGGACATAGGAGAGTCTGGTAAATAGAAGAATTGGAAGTTATCAGACATATCTCTTGCAAGAACTGTTGTAATCCAACCACCGGTATATATATCCCATTGTCCTTCTGCAGGGTCTCCCCTTACCCATAGAGGAGATGCCTCACGAGAAGTTTTATACATTCTTTCTACTGTAAATCCTAATTTTTCAAGTTGTGTTGAAACATAATCTCCTATTTGCTTTCTCCTATCCTCAGTTCTTATTATGAATTTTACAGTAACTGGCTTATCTTTATAATACCACTTTCCTCCTTTAAGCTCTGCACCCATCTTTTTCATTTCATCAGAGATAATCTTTTTTCCTTTTTCAAAGTCATACTTATACAAGCTCTCTAACTGTTGTATTGTATCTTTATACCTTTCATACTCTGGGAATCCTTTATTTAATGGCAAAAGTTTTGGTTCTGCAAGTCCGCCCATAATTTCGTCCACAATGTATTGTCTATCTATTACAATATTCATTGCCTCTCTTATCTTCTTGTTGCTGAATGGATTCAATCTTCCATCCTTGTATGTGGGTCCTACAGGGTTAAATGTTAGCTCATAGTAAAGTCCAAAGGATGTTCCATATGTGAGATTTGGATCCTCTTTTACTCTTCTGAAAAGCTGTGGATCACTAATTTCATTGAAATATATATCTATATCGCCTTTGGATAACATTTCAACGGCTTTTGCCAAGTCTTTTTCTGGTACAAAGGCTATTTGATCTAACCAACCATTTTTATTTACCTGAACCGTTTGGGCTGATGAGGAGAAAACAAGTAAAGAAAGTAGAACTAAAACAATAGCTATGGAGATTTTTGGACCCTTAAGCCCTTTCCACATAAATCATATCACCTCCAAGGATTTAATTTTGATTTTTATCATACTAACTAACAAAATATTTGTCAATCCTGTAAGCTTGACAAAAATTAAAAAAAACATATACTAAAAGTAGTTTTTGATGCGGGTGTAGCTCAGAGGTAGAGCATCGGCTTCCCAAGCCGAGGGTCGCGGGTTCAAATCCCGTCGCCCGCTCCAAAATAAAAGGCGGCGTCGCCAAGTGGCTAAGGCAGGAGATTGCAAATCTCCCATTCCCCGGTTCGAGTCCGGGCGCCGCCTCCAAAAAGTGGGGCTGTGGCGCAGAGGGAGCGCGCTTCCATGGCACGGAAGAGGTCGGGGGTT is a genomic window containing:
- a CDS encoding ABC transporter substrate-binding protein yields the protein MWKGLKGPKISIAIVLVLLSLLVFSSSAQTVQVNKNGWLDQIAFVPEKDLAKAVEMLSKGDIDIYFNEISDPQLFRRVKEDPNLTYGTSFGLYYELTFNPVGPTYKDGRLNPFSNKKIREAMNIVIDRQYIVDEIMGGLAEPKLLPLNKGFPEYERYKDTIQQLESLYKYDFEKGKKIISDEMKKMGAELKGGKWYYKDKPVTVKFIIRTEDRRKQIGDYVSTQLEKLGFTVERMYKTSREASPLWVRGDPAEGQWDIYTGGWITTVLARDMSDNFQFFYLPDSPMSYSPLWRAYKPDKEFRDVANKLAQRTFKSLAERNYLMRKALKLCLKDSVRVFLIDQKAAWARRKNIDIAVDYAGGNSARVWPYTLRIAGKEGGSVKAGMAEVIIDPWNPVAGSNWVYDTIFWEATFGRNWIYHPYNGLPILLGIESADLTVSSEVPTFPNKGSDWLKFKKVNTVTVPSDAWYGWDVKKQTMVTAGEAGVKTAKVKVVVNYGDVIGKVKYHDGSVLSLADYIVEFILPFERASKDSKLYDESYVDYFNSWRESFVAWKIVKEHPLVIEYYTNYAELDAELTALWPTSSALTPWHDLAIGIRAEEEDKLAFSADKAEAKKVEWMNYIGGPSLPILKDMLDKSQKDGYIPFANFVKKYVSESSAKERYENLSNWYNRFKHFWVSNGPYYLEKADTVAHTVLLKNVKFLK
- a CDS encoding ABC transporter permease; amino-acid sequence: MSSIEGLLKILRYFSKRAIVLFITVVISVYLTIVIANAGGYVDKMAETEIRMQVAMRIKDDPTLRGFTEEQKQRLIESRVRNELKRRGLDKPFLIRSLYHLKNAIVLNLGTAMYMTSDSGSMQVKNIILERLPLTILLFTTATVISFFLNLYLGLKLSRRYGSFWDKLVVYLSPTSVIPGWFYGIFLIMIFYSWLHILPPGGFVDFPPPPTPWEYALSVIKHMILPLTAWIISPLFLGIYSERNFFLIFSTEDYVEVAKAKGLPAKDIERKYILRPALPPIITNFALTVISSWMGAIVTESIFNWPGLGMVLSRAIGLFDAPVIVGVTVIYAYLLAGTVLILDFIYALIDPRVRI
- a CDS encoding peptide ABC transporter permease encodes the protein MDEMELTSSYSLKGIVKEVLRYKTGIFSLLIFAFFIILTLYAVFTIPYDKAITLWNDSQAWLKNPRNALPVWWGFFTGKKLPKNIHLTEKDAKINVISQNPKKVEFAYSFDFNYDDFPSEFNIFLKSSYKSEPPLLRVFWGKPNGDKIILIEHRLRGENDTLYLANETSIENKLTEYLTSKLGYYPTYPVTVQRGLFVDTSGNLNIEKGRYNLYIEVEFSNNEDEIEIEPIIYGKVYGIAGTDHIRRPIDLALLWGTPLDLSFGLGASISITFLHLILATISGWFGGKVDSLIQRLTEIYMVLPFLPLMIMISIFYKLTLWKLLIVLIFLSLFGSAVKTQRALVLQVKSLPYIEAAKAYGASNWRIVFLYIIPKILPPVIPSLIISIPAYVFLEAILSLFGVLDPTQPTWGRVIEDAFQNGALYKGYYYWVLEPSFLLILTAISFSLLGFVIDRIVNPKLKEI